One segment of Streptomyces sp. NA02950 DNA contains the following:
- a CDS encoding RNA polymerase sigma factor — translation MNLIFAHLATPDERTEPGIPIRSVLLCQEQKEDTGGYVHARSLNDLVDGCLDGDQDCWNQIVERYAPLIWAIARSHRLSPADCSDVSQATWLRVVQHLDKLRSPDRLAQWISTSARRESLKHLEKSGRSVPVGGAEAFDRPETAGPQPEDAVLARERDDEVLTAFCSLTPKCQALLGLLVTDPPMSYDEISETLAMPRGSIGPIRSRCLAHLKKILQEQGRAPKGDAALVSHIRAAGLRAYAVSRRTTPEKHGPGGSNGPNGSRGPRPSGPPPRLPHSRPHHDEPRFL, via the coding sequence GTGAATTTGATTTTTGCTCACCTCGCGACACCTGACGAACGAACGGAACCGGGGATTCCAATTCGTTCCGTTCTGTTGTGTCAGGAGCAAAAAGAAGACACGGGGGGATACGTGCACGCACGATCATTGAACGATCTGGTCGACGGCTGCCTTGACGGGGATCAGGACTGCTGGAATCAGATCGTCGAGCGGTATGCACCGCTCATCTGGGCCATTGCCCGTTCTCATCGACTCAGTCCGGCCGACTGCTCGGACGTCAGCCAGGCCACCTGGCTGCGGGTCGTCCAGCACCTGGACAAGCTGCGCTCGCCCGACCGGCTGGCGCAGTGGATTTCCACCTCGGCACGCCGGGAGAGCCTCAAGCATCTGGAGAAGTCGGGGCGAAGCGTCCCGGTCGGCGGCGCCGAGGCGTTCGACCGGCCCGAGACCGCGGGACCGCAGCCGGAGGACGCCGTCCTGGCCCGGGAGCGCGACGACGAGGTCTTAACGGCCTTCTGCTCGCTCACCCCGAAATGCCAGGCGCTGCTGGGGCTGTTGGTGACCGATCCGCCGATGTCCTATGACGAGATCAGTGAAACCCTCGCCATGCCGCGCGGTTCCATCGGGCCGATCAGGTCGCGCTGCCTGGCCCATCTGAAAAAGATCCTCCAGGAGCAAGGACGGGCACCGAAAGGCGATGCCGCCCTTGTCTCCCACATCAGGGCCGCCGGACTACGGGCCTATGCGGTGAGTCGCCGGACTACGCCTGAGAAACATGGGCCGGGTGGGTCGAATGGGCCGAACGGCTCTCGAGGGCCTCGTCCTTCAGGTCCTCCACCACGTCTTCCGCATTCTCGTCCGCATCACGACGAGCCACGTTTTCTCTGA
- a CDS encoding IS30 family transposase has translation MCGVTTAPVGLTALEKQLHPRFLALAEREKIRDLRAAGQSLRAIGRVLGRPASTIKREIDANSGSEGYQPYAAHRAAAARRPRPKERKLLREGRLRRFVRDGLRQRWSPAQICHALRREHPDDESMRVSVETVYQALYFQARGGLKREVQAAIRSGRTRRKPRRDSQRRTPRFIDPMVMISDRPADVEDRAVPGHWEGDLIIGAGGRSAIATLVERSTRYTLLVHLPGGAHDAETVRDGLVATIQTLPAHLRGSLTWDQGSEMARHKQFSMATGMPVYFCDPASPWQRGSNENTNGLLRQYFPKGTDLSVHSPEDLEHVAQELNGRPRKTLGWDTPAERLRDLLTT, from the coding sequence ATGTGCGGTGTGACCACGGCACCGGTGGGCCTGACGGCCCTGGAGAAGCAGCTTCACCCGCGGTTCCTAGCGCTCGCCGAGCGCGAGAAGATCCGCGATCTGCGCGCGGCGGGGCAGTCGCTGAGGGCGATCGGACGGGTCCTGGGACGGCCGGCGAGCACCATCAAGCGGGAGATCGACGCGAACTCGGGCAGCGAGGGCTACCAGCCCTACGCCGCCCACCGGGCAGCGGCAGCGCGCAGACCCCGGCCCAAGGAGCGCAAACTGCTGCGCGAGGGACGGCTGCGCCGCTTCGTCCGGGACGGACTGCGCCAGCGGTGGTCACCGGCACAGATCTGCCACGCTCTACGGAGAGAGCATCCCGACGACGAGAGCATGCGGGTGAGCGTGGAGACGGTCTACCAGGCACTGTATTTCCAGGCCCGCGGCGGCCTGAAGCGGGAAGTGCAGGCCGCCATCCGTTCCGGCCGGACCCGCCGCAAACCGCGCCGGGACTCCCAGCGGCGCACGCCCCGGTTCATCGACCCGATGGTGATGATCAGCGACCGTCCCGCCGACGTCGAGGACCGGGCCGTGCCCGGTCACTGGGAAGGCGACCTGATCATCGGCGCGGGCGGGCGCTCCGCGATCGCCACCCTGGTCGAGCGCAGCACCCGTTACACCCTGCTGGTCCATCTGCCGGGCGGGGCCCACGACGCCGAGACCGTCCGCGACGGCCTCGTTGCCACGATCCAGACCCTGCCCGCCCACCTGCGCGGCTCCCTCACCTGGGACCAGGGCAGCGAGATGGCACGCCACAAGCAGTTCAGCATGGCCACCGGCATGCCCGTCTACTTCTGCGACCCCGCCAGCCCCTGGCAACGCGGCTCGAACGAGAACACCAACGGCCTCCTGCGCCAGTACTTCCCGAAAGGCACCGACCTCAGCGTCCACAGTCCCGAAGACCTCGAACACGTCGCCCAGGAACTCAACGGCCGCCCACGCAAGACGCTCGGCTGGGATACCCCAGCCGAGCGTCTACGTGATCTACTCACCACCTGA
- a CDS encoding ABC transporter ATP-binding protein encodes MSEVTPTDSTGARIPTVIADDVHIVYRVNGGPRGKGSATAALSRMLGRKNAPGMREVHAVRGVTFVAYRGESIGLIGSNGSGKSTLLKAVAGLLPTERGKVYTDGQPSLLGVNAALMNDLTGERNVILGGLAMGMSREQIRERYQDIVDFSGINEKGDFITLPMRTYSSGMSARLRFSIAAAKDHDVLMIDEALATGDRKFQKRSEARIRELRKDAGTVFLVSHNNKSIRDTCDRVLWLEKGELLMDGPTDEVIKAYEKEAGK; translated from the coding sequence GTGAGCGAGGTCACTCCGACGGACTCCACCGGGGCGCGCATTCCCACCGTCATCGCCGACGATGTGCACATCGTCTACCGGGTCAACGGCGGCCCGCGCGGCAAGGGCAGCGCCACCGCCGCCCTCAGTCGGATGCTGGGCCGGAAGAACGCCCCGGGGATGCGTGAGGTGCACGCGGTGCGCGGAGTGACCTTCGTCGCCTACCGCGGTGAATCGATCGGCCTGATCGGCTCCAACGGCTCCGGGAAGTCCACCCTGCTCAAGGCCGTCGCGGGGCTGCTGCCCACCGAGCGCGGCAAGGTCTACACCGACGGCCAGCCGTCGCTGCTCGGTGTGAACGCGGCGCTGATGAACGACCTGACCGGCGAGCGGAACGTGATACTCGGCGGACTGGCCATGGGCATGTCGCGGGAGCAGATCCGCGAGCGCTACCAGGACATCGTCGACTTCTCCGGTATCAACGAGAAGGGCGACTTCATCACCCTGCCGATGCGCACCTACTCCTCCGGTATGTCGGCCCGGCTGCGCTTCTCGATCGCCGCGGCCAAGGACCACGATGTGCTGATGATCGACGAGGCGCTGGCCACCGGTGACCGGAAGTTCCAGAAGCGCTCCGAGGCCCGTATCCGCGAGCTGCGCAAGGACGCGGGCACGGTCTTCCTCGTCAGCCACAACAACAAGTCCATCCGGGACACCTGTGACCGGGTGCTGTGGCTGGAGAAGGGCGAGTTGCTGATGGACGGACCGACCGACGAGGTCATCAAGGCGTACGAGAAGGAGGCGGGCAAGTAG
- a CDS encoding ABC transporter permease, giving the protein MSETTHDSAVAVSAPSPDDGLSPAELARKHGLSVSGARAGLGEYIRQMWGRRHFILAFSQAKLTAQYSQAKLGQLWQVATPLLNAAVFYFIFGLLLKSNRGLEKDVYIPFLVTGVFVFAFTQNSAMAGVRAISGNLGLVRALHFPRASLPISFSLQQLQQLLFSMIVLVVILLGFGHFPALAWVLIIPVLALQFVFNTGLALIMARLGAKTPDLAQLLPFILRTWMYASGVMYPLEATLKHAGASGWMSDLMLANPAAVYMDLMRYALIDEYNSLPPHVWALALGWAALFGVGGFVYFWKAEEQYGRG; this is encoded by the coding sequence GTGAGCGAGACTACGCACGACAGTGCGGTCGCCGTGAGTGCACCATCACCCGACGACGGCCTGTCCCCGGCCGAGCTGGCCCGTAAGCACGGGCTGTCGGTGAGCGGTGCCCGGGCGGGGCTGGGCGAGTACATCCGGCAGATGTGGGGCCGGCGCCACTTCATCCTGGCCTTCTCGCAGGCCAAGCTCACGGCCCAGTACAGCCAGGCCAAGCTGGGCCAGCTGTGGCAGGTGGCGACCCCGCTGCTGAACGCCGCGGTGTTCTACTTCATCTTCGGTCTGCTGCTCAAGAGCAACCGGGGCTTGGAGAAGGACGTGTACATCCCGTTCCTGGTGACGGGTGTCTTCGTCTTCGCCTTCACCCAGAACTCCGCGATGGCCGGGGTGCGCGCGATCTCCGGAAACCTGGGGCTGGTGCGGGCCCTGCACTTCCCGCGGGCCTCGCTCCCCATCTCCTTCTCGCTCCAGCAGCTCCAGCAGCTGCTGTTCTCGATGATCGTGCTGGTCGTGATCCTGCTGGGCTTCGGGCATTTCCCGGCCCTGGCCTGGGTGCTGATCATTCCCGTGCTGGCGCTCCAGTTCGTCTTCAACACCGGTCTTGCGCTGATCATGGCCAGGCTGGGCGCGAAGACCCCGGACCTGGCGCAGCTGCTGCCGTTCATCCTGCGTACCTGGATGTACGCGTCCGGTGTGATGTATCCGCTGGAGGCTACGCTGAAGCACGCGGGGGCGAGCGGCTGGATGTCCGACCTCATGCTGGCGAACCCGGCCGCCGTGTACATGGACCTGATGCGGTACGCGCTGATCGACGAGTACAACTCGCTGCCCCCGCATGTCTGGGCTCTGGCCCTGGGCTGGGCGGCGCTCTTCGGCGTCGGTGGCTTCGTGTACTTCTGGAAGGCAGAGGAGCAGTACGGCCGTGGCTGA
- a CDS encoding glycosyltransferase family 2 protein has protein sequence MTVGAVVLTMGNRPEELRALLDSVAKQDGDPIEVVVVGNGSPLPELPEGVRTVELPENVGIPAGRNVGIEAFGPGGSEVDVLLFLDDDGLLPGVDTAELCRQAFTADPKLGIISFRIADPDTGVTQRRHVPRLRASDPMRSSRVTTFLGGANAVRTAVFQQVGGLPDDFFYAHEETDLAWRALDAGWMIDYRSDMVLHHPTTAPSRHAVYHRMVARNRVWLARRNLPALLVPVYLGVWLLLTLARRPSGTALRAWLGGFREGWKTPCGPRRPMKWRTVWRLTRLGRPPVI, from the coding sequence ATGACGGTCGGAGCGGTTGTCCTGACGATGGGCAACCGCCCCGAGGAGCTGCGTGCGCTGCTCGACTCGGTCGCCAAACAGGACGGCGATCCGATCGAGGTGGTCGTCGTGGGCAACGGCTCGCCGCTGCCCGAGCTCCCCGAAGGGGTACGGACCGTCGAGCTGCCCGAGAACGTGGGCATTCCGGCGGGCCGCAATGTCGGTATCGAGGCGTTCGGACCGGGCGGATCAGAAGTCGATGTACTGCTCTTCCTCGACGACGACGGGCTGCTGCCCGGCGTCGACACGGCCGAACTGTGCCGTCAGGCGTTCACGGCGGACCCGAAGCTCGGGATCATCTCCTTCCGGATCGCCGACCCCGACACCGGTGTCACCCAGCGTCGCCACGTACCCCGGCTGCGCGCCTCGGACCCGATGCGGTCCTCCCGGGTCACCACCTTCCTGGGCGGTGCCAATGCGGTCCGCACCGCGGTGTTCCAGCAGGTGGGCGGATTGCCCGACGACTTCTTCTACGCCCATGAGGAGACCGACCTCGCCTGGCGGGCCCTGGATGCCGGCTGGATGATCGACTACCGGTCGGACATGGTGCTGCACCATCCGACCACCGCCCCGAGCAGGCACGCGGTCTACCACCGGATGGTGGCCCGCAACCGGGTCTGGCTGGCCCGGCGCAACCTTCCTGCCTTGCTGGTACCGGTCTATCTGGGGGTCTGGCTGCTGCTCACACTGGCCCGGCGGCCGTCTGGAACCGCGCTCCGTGCCTGGTTGGGAGGGTTCCGCGAAGGCTGGAAGACACCATGCGGTCCACGTCGACCCATGAAGTGGCGTACGGTATGGCGCCTGACCCGACTGGGCCGCCCTCCTGTCATCTGA
- a CDS encoding CDP-alcohol phosphatidyltransferase family protein, with translation MPKQSVKPSVAELRPVVHPEGVKDRRSGEHWAGRLYMRELSLRCDRYLVNTRVTPNQLTYLMTVFGVLAAPALLVPGVVGAVLGVLMVQLYLLLDCVDGEIARWKKQFSLSGVYLDRVGAYLCDAAVLVGFGLRAADLWGSGRIDWLWAFLGTLAALGAILIKAETDLVGVARHQGGLPPVKEAASEPRSSGMALARKAAAALKFHRLVLGVEASLLVLAAAVADQVRGDLFFTRLGVAVLAGIAIVQTLLHLVSILASSRLK, from the coding sequence ATGCCAAAGCAGTCAGTCAAGCCATCAGTGGCTGAACTCCGCCCGGTCGTTCACCCCGAGGGAGTGAAGGACCGGCGGAGCGGTGAGCACTGGGCCGGGCGCCTCTACATGCGCGAGCTCTCGCTGCGCTGCGACCGGTACCTGGTGAACACGCGGGTCACGCCCAACCAGCTGACCTATCTGATGACCGTCTTCGGCGTCCTCGCCGCCCCGGCCCTGCTGGTGCCCGGGGTGGTGGGCGCCGTGCTCGGGGTACTGATGGTCCAGCTCTATCTGCTGCTGGACTGCGTCGACGGCGAGATAGCCCGCTGGAAGAAGCAGTTCTCGCTGAGCGGCGTGTATCTGGACCGCGTCGGCGCCTACCTGTGCGACGCCGCGGTGCTCGTCGGCTTCGGCCTGCGCGCCGCCGACCTGTGGGGCTCCGGGCGGATCGACTGGCTGTGGGCCTTCCTCGGCACCCTCGCCGCGCTCGGTGCCATCCTGATCAAGGCCGAGACCGACCTCGTCGGTGTCGCCCGGCACCAAGGCGGTCTTCCGCCGGTCAAGGAGGCGGCCTCCGAGCCGCGCTCGTCCGGTATGGCACTGGCCCGCAAGGCGGCCGCGGCGCTGAAGTTCCACCGGCTGGTCCTCGGGGTCGAGGCGTCGCTGCTCGTCCTCGCGGCCGCGGTCGCGGACCAGGTGCGCGGCGATCTGTTCTTCACTCGCCTGGGTGTTGCCGTACTGGCGGGTATCGCCATCGTGCAAACCCTTCTTCATCTCGTGTCCATCCTCGCGTCGAGCAGGCTCAAGTGA
- a CDS encoding iron-containing alcohol dehydrogenase family protein, with product MPVLTRLIPSPLVVDIRRGALDDLAGVLADQRISSSGKLAVAISGGSGAVLRERLAPALPGASWYEVGGGTLDDAIKLADAMKSGHYDAVVGLGGGKIIDCAKFAAARIGLPLVAVATNLSHDGLCSPVATLDNDAGRGSYGVPNPIAVVIDLDVIREAPVRFVRSGIGDALSNISAVADWELSNRETGEQIDGLAAAMARQAGEAVLRHPGGVGDDGFLQVLAEGLVLTGISMSVAGDSRPASGACHEINHAFDLLFPKRAASHGEQCGLGGAFAMYLRGAHEESAFMAQVLHRHGLPVLPEEIGFTVDEFVQVVEFAPKTRPGRYTILEHLDLSSDAIRDAYADYAKAVSQAISG from the coding sequence GTGCCAGTACTGACGAGGCTCATCCCCTCGCCGCTTGTCGTCGACATCCGCCGGGGCGCCCTGGACGACCTGGCGGGCGTTCTCGCGGACCAGCGGATCTCGTCCTCCGGCAAGCTGGCCGTCGCGATCAGCGGCGGCTCCGGCGCCGTGCTGCGCGAGCGGCTGGCCCCGGCCCTGCCCGGCGCGAGCTGGTACGAGGTCGGCGGCGGCACCCTGGATGACGCGATCAAGCTGGCCGACGCCATGAAGTCCGGCCACTACGACGCGGTCGTGGGGCTCGGCGGCGGCAAGATCATCGACTGTGCGAAGTTCGCCGCGGCGCGGATCGGCCTCCCGCTGGTCGCCGTCGCCACGAACCTCTCGCACGACGGTCTGTGCTCACCGGTCGCGACCCTCGACAACGACGCGGGCCGCGGCTCGTACGGGGTGCCCAACCCGATCGCCGTGGTCATCGACCTCGATGTGATCCGTGAGGCGCCCGTCCGCTTCGTCCGCTCCGGTATCGGCGACGCCCTGTCCAACATCTCCGCGGTCGCGGACTGGGAGCTGTCCAACCGCGAGACCGGCGAGCAGATCGACGGCCTCGCGGCCGCGATGGCCCGCCAGGCGGGCGAGGCCGTGCTGCGCCACCCGGGCGGCGTCGGCGACGACGGCTTCCTCCAGGTGCTGGCCGAGGGTCTGGTGCTCACCGGTATCTCCATGTCGGTCGCGGGGGACTCCCGTCCGGCCTCCGGTGCCTGCCACGAGATCAACCACGCCTTCGACCTCCTCTTCCCCAAGCGCGCGGCGAGCCACGGCGAGCAGTGCGGGCTCGGCGGGGCGTTCGCGATGTATCTGCGCGGCGCGCACGAGGAGTCGGCGTTCATGGCCCAGGTGCTGCACCGGCACGGGCTGCCGGTGCTGCCCGAGGAGATCGGCTTCACCGTCGACGAGTTCGTGCAGGTGGTGGAGTTCGCTCCGAAGACCCGCCCCGGGCGGTACACCATCCTCGAGCACCTCGACCTCTCATCCGACGCGATCAGGGACGCTTACGCCGACTATGCCAAAGCAGTCAGTCAAGCCATCAGTGGCTGA
- a CDS encoding sugar phosphate nucleotidyltransferase, with amino-acid sequence MIGLVLAAGAGRRLRPYTDTLPKALVPVGPEGKEGETTVLDLTLGNFAEIGLTEVAIVVGYRKEAVYERKEALERAYGLKLTLIDNDKAEEWNNAYSLWCARDAIRHSVILANGDTVHPVSVEKTLLAARGNGQKIILALDTVKQLADEEMKVVVDPAKGVQKITKLMDPAEATGEYIGVTLIEGEAAADLADALKTTFERDPDLYYEDGYQELVNRGFKIDVAPIGDVKWVEIDNHDDLAKGRDIACQY; translated from the coding sequence ATGATCGGCCTCGTGCTGGCGGCCGGCGCCGGACGGCGTCTGCGCCCCTACACCGACACCCTCCCCAAGGCCCTGGTGCCAGTAGGACCCGAGGGCAAGGAGGGCGAGACGACCGTCCTCGACCTGACCCTCGGCAACTTCGCGGAGATCGGTCTGACCGAGGTCGCGATCGTCGTCGGCTACCGCAAGGAGGCCGTGTACGAGCGCAAGGAGGCCCTGGAGCGCGCTTACGGCCTCAAGCTCACCCTGATCGACAACGACAAGGCCGAGGAGTGGAACAACGCCTACTCCCTGTGGTGCGCCCGTGACGCCATCCGGCACTCGGTGATCCTCGCCAACGGCGACACCGTGCACCCGGTCTCGGTCGAGAAGACCCTGCTCGCCGCGCGCGGCAACGGCCAGAAGATCATCCTCGCGCTGGACACGGTGAAGCAGCTCGCCGACGAGGAGATGAAGGTCGTCGTGGACCCCGCCAAGGGCGTCCAGAAGATCACCAAGCTGATGGACCCGGCCGAGGCGACCGGTGAGTACATCGGCGTCACCCTGATCGAGGGCGAGGCCGCCGCCGACCTGGCCGACGCGCTGAAGACCACCTTCGAGCGCGACCCCGACCTCTACTACGAGGACGGCTACCAGGAGCTCGTCAACCGCGGCTTCAAGATCGACGTGGCACCCATCGGCGACGTCAAGTGGGTCGAGATCGACAACCATGACGATCTGGCGAAGGGCCGTGACATCGCGTGCCAGTACTGA
- a CDS encoding DUF5941 domain-containing protein — MSTAILTGDPVAGSSLEDDLRSLGFDVRRAADAAGVAAELAAVPVRERVALVDARFMGHVHALRLALTDPRFPAAAVPGALGVQSEARAALTRAVTAATPAPEAAAVPALEPAAPGPAPADGEVHDTHGIHDAAVTADAAVTTATGTVLPDDLATALGTEGVTPHRPELGVLVAAVPGDVLERGRTQDAVDAVDDERVRLRTAVKSRDGFFTTFCISPYSRYIARWCARRGLTPNQVTTASLLTALIAAACAATGTRPGFISAGVLLIASFVLDCTDGQLARYSLQYSTLGAWLDATFDRAKEYAYYAGLALGAARGGHDDVWALALGAMVLQTCRHVVDFSFNEANHDATGNTSPTAALSDRLDSVGWTVWLRRMIVLPIGERWAMIAVLTAFTTPRITLWVLIAGCALAACYTTAGRVLRSLTRRAERTERAARALAELADSGPVAELVARAAARRPRGFLAPLLAALGAVLLVSCAAAAPGGWLPVAAAGGYALCAGLAVAAPLTGPLDWLVPPVFRAAEYGTILVLAARSEVNGALPAAFGLVAAVAYHHYDTVYRIRGGTGAPPHWLVRAIGGHEGRILAVTVAAALLHDQNHGFTIALTALAAALALAVLIESISFWVSSGAPAVHDETGEPA, encoded by the coding sequence CTGTCGACCGCGATTCTCACCGGTGACCCGGTCGCGGGCTCGTCCCTCGAGGACGACCTGCGGTCGCTGGGCTTCGACGTGCGCAGGGCGGCCGACGCGGCCGGAGTGGCGGCGGAGCTCGCCGCCGTACCGGTGCGCGAGCGGGTCGCCCTCGTCGACGCCCGCTTCATGGGCCACGTCCACGCGCTGCGCCTGGCGCTGACCGACCCCCGCTTCCCCGCCGCCGCCGTCCCCGGCGCGCTCGGCGTCCAGTCCGAGGCCCGCGCAGCCCTGACCCGCGCGGTGACGGCCGCCACTCCCGCCCCGGAAGCCGCCGCCGTCCCGGCCCTGGAGCCCGCGGCCCCCGGCCCGGCCCCCGCCGACGGTGAGGTCCACGACACCCACGGTATCCATGACGCTGCTGTGACAGCTGACGCTGCTGTGACAACGGCCACCGGCACGGTGCTGCCCGACGACCTGGCCACCGCCCTCGGCACCGAAGGCGTCACCCCGCACCGTCCCGAGCTCGGCGTGCTCGTCGCCGCCGTACCGGGGGACGTCCTGGAGCGCGGCCGGACCCAGGACGCCGTCGACGCGGTGGACGACGAGCGCGTCCGGCTGCGCACCGCGGTGAAGTCGCGGGACGGCTTCTTCACCACCTTCTGCATCAGCCCCTACTCCCGCTACATCGCCCGCTGGTGCGCCCGGCGCGGACTGACCCCCAATCAGGTCACCACCGCCTCCCTGCTCACCGCCCTCATCGCGGCGGCCTGCGCGGCCACCGGCACCCGGCCCGGGTTCATCTCGGCCGGAGTGCTGCTGATCGCCTCGTTCGTCCTCGACTGCACCGACGGCCAGCTGGCCCGCTACTCGCTCCAGTACTCCACGCTCGGCGCCTGGCTGGACGCGACGTTCGACCGGGCCAAGGAGTACGCGTACTACGCGGGTCTCGCGCTCGGCGCCGCCCGCGGCGGCCACGACGACGTATGGGCGCTCGCGCTGGGCGCGATGGTGCTCCAGACCTGCCGCCACGTCGTGGACTTCTCGTTCAACGAGGCCAACCACGACGCCACCGGCAACACCAGCCCCACCGCCGCTCTCTCCGACCGCCTCGACAGCGTCGGCTGGACGGTCTGGCTGCGCCGGATGATCGTGCTGCCGATCGGTGAGCGCTGGGCGATGATCGCGGTGCTCACCGCCTTCACCACGCCCCGCATCACCCTCTGGGTCCTGATCGCCGGCTGTGCGCTGGCCGCCTGCTACACCACCGCGGGCCGGGTGCTGCGCTCGCTCACCCGCCGCGCCGAGCGCACCGAGCGCGCGGCGCGTGCCCTCGCGGAGCTCGCCGACAGCGGACCCGTGGCCGAACTGGTCGCCAGGGCGGCGGCCCGCCGCCCGCGCGGCTTCCTGGCACCGCTGCTCGCCGCCCTGGGGGCCGTGCTGCTGGTGTCCTGCGCCGCCGCCGCTCCCGGCGGCTGGCTCCCGGTGGCCGCGGCCGGCGGGTACGCGCTCTGCGCGGGCCTGGCCGTCGCCGCGCCCCTCACCGGCCCGCTGGACTGGCTGGTCCCGCCGGTCTTCCGCGCCGCCGAATACGGCACCATCCTGGTCCTGGCTGCCCGCTCGGAGGTGAACGGCGCCTTGCCGGCGGCTTTCGGGCTGGTGGCCGCCGTCGCCTACCATCACTACGACACGGTGTACCGCATCCGCGGCGGCACCGGGGCGCCGCCGCACTGGCTGGTGCGGGCGATCGGCGGGCACGAGGGGCGGATCCTGGCAGTCACGGTCGCCGCCGCCCTGCTGCACGACCAGAACCACGGTTTCACCATCGCGCTGACCGCACTCGCGGCGGCACTCGCGCTGGCGGTGCTCATCGAGAGCATCAGCTTCTGGGTGTCCTCCGGAGCACCCGCAGTACACGACGAAACAGGAGAACCCGCATGA
- the galE gene encoding UDP-glucose 4-epimerase GalE yields MTWLITGGAGYIGSHVVRAMAEAGEPVAVLDDLSSGVRDRLPAEVPLVRGSTLDRELLDRTFSELGVTGVVHLAAKKQVGESVEQPLRYYRENVHGLTVLLEAVVAAGIRNFLFSSSAAVYGMPDVERVTEDLPCVPMNPYGETKLAGEWLVRAVGTAHSLSTGCLRYFNVAGSARPELADTGVFNIIPMMFERITRGEAPRIFGDDYATPDGTCIRDYVHVEDLASAHLAVARRLAAQREPGDLTVNIGTGQGVSVREMADLIGEITGHPELRPVVEPRRAGDPAQVVGSTELIAKELGWSARHGVRSMVESAWEGWCLHHPEARG; encoded by the coding sequence ATGACGTGGCTGATCACAGGTGGTGCCGGATATATCGGGTCGCATGTCGTGCGGGCCATGGCCGAGGCGGGTGAGCCCGTGGCCGTGCTCGACGATCTGTCCAGCGGCGTCCGGGACCGACTGCCCGCCGAGGTGCCCCTGGTGCGCGGGTCCACGCTCGACCGTGAGCTGCTGGACCGCACCTTCTCCGAGCTGGGGGTGACCGGAGTGGTGCATCTCGCGGCGAAGAAGCAGGTCGGGGAGTCCGTGGAGCAGCCGCTGCGCTACTACCGGGAGAATGTGCACGGACTCACGGTGCTGCTGGAGGCGGTGGTCGCGGCCGGGATCCGCAACTTCCTCTTCTCGTCCTCCGCCGCGGTCTACGGCATGCCGGATGTGGAACGTGTCACCGAGGACCTCCCCTGTGTGCCGATGAACCCGTACGGGGAGACCAAACTGGCCGGAGAGTGGCTGGTCAGAGCGGTGGGCACGGCGCATTCGCTGTCCACGGGCTGTCTGCGCTACTTCAATGTGGCGGGTTCCGCCCGGCCGGAACTGGCGGACACCGGGGTGTTCAACATCATCCCGATGATGTTCGAGCGGATCACCCGTGGCGAGGCCCCGCGGATCTTCGGCGATGACTACGCCACCCCCGACGGCACCTGCATCCGTGACTACGTCCACGTCGAGGATCTGGCCTCGGCCCATCTGGCGGTTGCCCGGCGGCTGGCCGCCCAGCGGGAGCCGGGTGATCTGACGGTGAACATCGGCACCGGTCAGGGTGTCTCGGTGCGCGAGATGGCCGATCTGATCGGTGAGATCACCGGCCACCCGGAGCTCCGCCCGGTGGTGGAGCCGCGCCGGGCGGGCGATCCGGCCCAGGTCGTGGGATCCACCGAACTGATCGCCAAGGAGCTGGGCTGGAGCGCCCGGCACGGCGTCCGCTCGATGGTGGAGTCGGCGTGGGAAGGGTGGTGTCTGCACCACCCCGAGGCACGCGGCTGA